DNA sequence from the Hyalangium minutum genome:
CCGCCGGACTGATTCACCGTCAGCGTCGCGGCGCCCGACGGAACCTCGATGGCGAAGTGCTGGAAGCTGCTGCTCGCGCCCGACAGGCCCGTCTTCGACAGCAGCGTCGTCGTCGTGCCGCTGATCTTCGAGGTGATCCAGCTCTCGAACGACGACACGCGCGAGTACATGCCCGGGTAACGCGAGTCCGCGCAGCCGTAGCCCCAGCTCACCACACCAGCCAGAACGCGGGTGCTGCCATTGAGCACCGTCAGCGGACCGCCGCTGTCACCCTGGCACGAGTCCTTGCCCGGGGCCGCCGCCGCCAGCTGGTCCGCGGTGATCGTCTCCTGGGGGTACGAAGACTGCGCCGAGCTGTTGCTGACGATGTTCACATCCACCGTCTGCAGCGTGTCGGGGCTCGAGCCGTTGCTGGACAGCGTGCCCCAGCCGGTGACGCGCGTCACCACGCCGGTGTTCGTGACGCCCGCGGTGGCGTCCGCCGCCGTCACCAGGCCAATCGCCTTCACGCTCGCGCCGCTCAGGTCCAGCGGAGTGGACAGACGCAGCAGCGCCACGTCCTTGCCCTTCGAAGCATCCACGTAGCCCGGATAGACAATCACCTCAGCCACCGAGCGAACCTGTCCGGAGCCGCTGATCGTCGTGGTGCCCGCCTCCACGCGCGCGGGCTTGCTGATGGTGCCGCTGTCGTTCACGCAGTGCTGCGCGGTGAGGATCCAGTTCGCGTTGAGCACCGAGCCGCCACAGAAGTGGAAGCCCGAGCTGGTCTGCAGCGACACCTGCCAGGGGTTGTTGGCGATCGTCGTCGCGGTGCCACCGACGATCTCCTGCTCACTGGACAGCAGCGACTCCGGCGACTGCGTCTCCTCGAGCATCTCGGGGCCACAACCCGCCAGCAGAGACAGCGTGGTGGCAGCCGCCCAGCGGC
Encoded proteins:
- a CDS encoding trypsin-like serine protease, which encodes MSSRKFLRRWAAATTLSLLAGCGPEMLEETQSPESLLSSEQEIVGGTATTIANNPWQVSLQTSSGFHFCGGSVLNANWILTAQHCVNDSGTISKPARVEAGTTTISGSGQVRSVAEVIVYPGYVDASKGKDVALLRLSTPLDLSGASVKAIGLVTAADATAGVTNTGVVTRVTGWGTLSSNGSSPDTLQTVDVNIVSNSSAQSSYPQETITADQLAAAAPGKDSCQGDSGGPLTVLNGSTRVLAGVVSWGYGCADSRYPGMYSRVSSFESWITSKISGTTTTLLSKTGLSGASSSFQHFAIEVPSGAATLTVNQSGGTGDADLYVRQGSQPTTTTYNCRPYLSGNAETCTITNPAAGTWYVSVRGYSTFSGVSLTATVP